In Penaeus vannamei isolate JL-2024 chromosome 4, ASM4276789v1, whole genome shotgun sequence, a single window of DNA contains:
- the alpha-Spec gene encoding spectrin alpha chain isoform X3 encodes MEGNIVVKEVRILETADDIQDRREQVLSRYSQFRSDARLKREKLEDSRKFQYFKRDADELESWIHEKLQAASDESYKDPTNLQAKIQKHQAFEAEVAAHSNAIVVLDNTGSEMISQQHFASDVIRQKLDELHRLWELLLRRLADKGMRLQQALVLVQFQRQCDEVMYWINDKETFVTSEEFGIDLEHVEVLQRKFDEFQKDMAAQEYRVTEVNTLAEKLITEGHPEVDVINKRKKDLNEAWQRLRQFALTRQEKLFGAHEIQRFNRDADETIAWVAEKDVVLSSDDYGRDLASVQTLQRKHEGLERDLAALEDKVSTLGEEATRLCGIHTDHAEQIKAKLAEIEHSWSTLTAKAQERRRRLDDSYYLHRFLSDFRDLISWINDMRAIISADELAKDVAGAEALLERHQEHKGEIDAREDSFKSTHAAGEMLVEKDHHAATEVKEKLGTLTQEKAALLALWEERRILYEQCMDLQLFYRDTEQADTWMAKQEAFLENEDLGDSIDSVEALIKKHEDFEKSLAAQEEKIKALDEFATKLIEGQHYAADDVAQRRELLLERRTALLEMSARRRAMLEDSYRLQQFERDCDETKGWINEKLKFATDDSYLDPTNLNGKVQKHQNFDQELSANKSRIEEIISTGKELLESKHYASERIGSRMEEIVQLWTSLEEATRSKGSKLEEASQQQQFNRGVEDIELWLSEIEGQLMSEDYGKDLTGVQNLLKKHALLEADVSSHQDRIDGVRIAADQFVDRGHFDAENIKAKQLALQERYNALQKPMGLRKERLKDSLLVQQLFRDIDDEEAWIREKEPIAASTNRGRDLIGVQNLIKKHQAVLAEINNHEHRITAVTTSGEEMIGDGHFAGEEIKQRVNTLSQHWAQLKERANQRRQDLEDSLQAHQYFADANEAESWMKEKEPIAAGGDFGKDEDSAEALLKKHEALMSDLEAFSSTITALDEQAAACRQQEVPVMDITGKECVVALYDYTEKSPREVSMKKNDVLTLLNATNKDWWKVEVNDRQGFVPAAYVKKIDSGLTASQQNLADSNSIAARQNQIKAQYENLMAMARERQKKLSETVQAYVLVREAAELAQWIKDKEQHAQIEDVGEDLEQVEVLQKKFDDFKTDLQANEVRLAEMNEIAMQLMSLGQTEAALKIQTQIEELNTKWNSLQQMAQERQFQLGSAHEVQRFHRDVDETKDWIQEKDEALNNDDCGKDLRSVQALQRKHEGLERDLAALGDKIRQLDETANRLMQTHPDAADTIYGKQREINELWTQLTAKANARKEKLLDSYDLQRFLSDYRDLSSWIASMMGLVSSDELATDVTGAEALLERHQNFRAEFDSRYGIPQEHRTEIDARAGTFQAFELFGHQLLQSGHFASAEVQEKLDAMNEARQDLERAWIARRMKLDQCLELQLFYRDCEQAENWMSSREAFLSSDEADAKSDNVEALIKKHEDFDKAINAQEEKIAALNIFADQLVAAEHYASKDIGDKRSQVLERWQHLKEALIEKRSKLGESQTLQQFSRDADEIENWIAEKLQVATEESFKDPANIQSKHQKHQAFEAELAANADRIQAVLAMGQNLIDKHQCAGSEEAVQQRLESISEQWDFLTQKSAEKSLKLKEANKQRTFIAAVKDLDFWLGEVESLLTNEDVGKDLASVQNLMKKHQLVEADIQAHEDRINDMNGQADSLVESGQFDTANIQEKRQSINERYERIKNLAAHRQSRLNEALTLHQFFRDIADEESWIKEKKLLVASEDYGRDLTGVQNLRKKHKRLEAELASHEPAIQSVQEAGEKLMGVSNVGVSEIESRLQQLSETWSQLKAMADQRGQKLDQSLIYQQFLAKVEEEEAWISEKTQLLSVPDYGDNMAAAQGLLKKHDAFETDFAVHRDRCNDVCEAGSKLVGEGNHHAESIKQRCQQLKDKLEALSGIAARRKSKLADSLAYLQFIWKADVVESWIADKESHVKSEEFGRDLSTVQTLLTKQETFDAGLAAFENEGIQNITALKDQLVSGNHEQSESIIKRHGDVIARWKKLLDDSLDRKKKLQVMQERFRQIEELYLFFAKKASAFNSWFENAEEDLTDPVRCNSIEEIRALREAHAQFQASLSSAQADFEALAALDQQIKSYNVGPNPYTWFTMEALEDTWRNLQKIIKERDMELAKEAQRQEENDKLRKEFAKHANAFHQLLTDTRSSMMEGSGTLEQQLEATRQKAAEVRARRADLKKIEDLGQILEEHLILDNRYTEHSTVGLAQQWDQLDQLGMRMQHNLEQQIQARNQSGVSEDALKEFSMMFKHFDKEKTGRLNHAEFKSCLRALGYDLPMVEEGQSDPEFEAILDVVDPNRDGFVSLQEYMAFMISKETENVHSSEEIENAFRAIAAGDRPYVLREELYQNLTKEMADYCVGRMKPYVDPKSNLAVPGALDYIEFTRTLFSQ; translated from the exons ATGGAGGGAAACATCGTTGTGAAGGAAGTGCGGATCTTGGAGACTGCCGATGACATCCAGGATCGCCGAGAGCAAGTGCTTTCTCGGTACTCTCAGTTCCGTTCGGATGCTCGCCTGAAGAGGGAAAAGCTTGAGGATTCTCGCAAGTTCCAG TACTTCAAGCGTGATGCTGATGAACTGGAATCATGGATCCACGAGAAACTCCAGGCTGCTTCCGATGAGAGCTACAAGGATCCCACCAACCTTCAGGCTAAGATCCAGAAACACCAGGCCTTTGAGGCTGAGGTGGCTGCCCACTCTAATGCCATTGTAGTCTTGGACAACACTGGCTCGGAGATGATCAGTCAGCAGCACTTTGCCTCAGACGTCATTAGGCAGAAGCTTG ATGAGTTACACCGTCTGTGGGAGCTACTCCTGAGGCGTCTGGCTGACAAGGGCATGAGACTCCAGCAGGCCTTGGTACTGGTGCAATTCCAGCGCCAGTGTGACGAAGTCATGTACTGGATCAATGATAAGGAGACGTTTGTAACGTCGGAGGAGTTTGGCATTGACTTAGAGCATGTAGAAGTTCTCCAGCGCAAGTTTGATGAGTTCCAGAAGGACATGGCTGCCCAGGAATACAGGGTCACTGAGGTTAACACCTTGGCCGAAAAGCTGATTACTGAAGGCCACCCCGAAGTGGATGTCAtcaacaaaaggaagaaggaccTGAATGAGGCCTGGCAGCGACTGCGTCAGTTTGCTCTCACCCGACAGGAGAAATTGTTTGGTGCCCATGAAATTCAGAGATTTAACAG AGATGCTGATGAAACCATTGCTTGGGTAGCTGAAAAGGATGTAGTTTTGTCCTCTGATGACTATGGCCGTGACCTAGCATCTGTCCAGACCCTCCAGCGCAAGCATGAGGGTTTAGAACGTGACCTTGCTGCTCTGGAGGACAAGGTGTCCACCTTAGGGGAAGAAGCCACTCGTCTCTGTGGCATCCATACTGACCATGCTGAGCAGATCAAGGCTAAACTGGCAGAGATTGAACATTCTTGGTCTACTTTGACTGCGAAGGCCCAGGAACGACGCAGGCGCCTGGATGATTCTTACTATCTGCATAGGTTCCTGTCTGACTTCCGTGACCTCATCTCATGGATCAATGACATGCGAGCTATCATCTCTGCAGATGAGCTGGCCAAGGATGTTGCTGGAGCTGAAGCTCTTCTTGAACGCCACCAGGAGCACAAGGGTGAAATTGATGCCCGTGAAGACAGCTTCAAGAGCACTCATGCAGCAGGTGAGATGCTGGTAGAGAAGGACCATCATGCTGCTACTGAGGTTAAAGAGAAGCTGGGCACTTTAACACAAGAAAAGGCTGCTCTCCTTGCTTTGTGGGAAGAGCGACGCATCCTGTATGAGCAGTGCATGGACTTGCAACTCTTCTACAGGGACACTGAACAGGCTGACACCTGGATGGCTAAACAAGAAGCTTTCCTGGAGAATGAGGACTTGGGAGATTCCATTGATTCTGTTGAAGCTCTGATCAAGAAGCATGAGGACTTTGAGAAGTCTCTTGCTGCTCAGGAGGAGAAGATTAAGGCTCTTGATGAATTTGCAACCAAGCTAATTGAGGGTCAGCACTATGCAGCTGATGATGTCGCCCAGAGGCGTGAACTGCTGCTTGAGCGGCGCACTGCTTTGCTTGAGATGTCTGCACGGCGCCGAGCCATGCTAGAGGATTCTTACCGGCTGCAGCAGTTTGAAAGGGACTGTGATGAGACCAAGGGATGGATCAATGAGAAGCTTAAATTTGCTACAGATGACAGCTATTTGGACCCAACCAACTTGAATGGAAAAGTGCAGAAACACCAGAACTTCGACCAGGAACTGAGTGCCAACAAGTCTCGTATTGAGGAAATCATATCGACTGGCAAAGAGCTCTTGGAAAGCAAGCATTATGCCAGTGAAAGGATTGGTAGTCGTATGGAGGAAATAGTTCAGCTTTGGACATCACTTGAGGAAGCTACACGTAGCAAGGGCTCAAAGCTTGAGGAGGCTTCTCAACAGCAGCAGTTCAACCGAGGAGTGGAGGATATTGAGCTTTGGCTTTCAGAGATTGAGGGCCAGCTTATGAGTGAAGATTATGGAAAAGACCTGACTGGAGTCCAAAATCTGTTGAAGAAGCATGCCCTTCTGGAAGCAGATGTCAGCTCCCACCAAGACAGGATTGATGGGGTTCGCATTGCTGCAGATCAGTTTGTTGACCGTGGACATTTTGATGCTGAGAACATCAAGGCTAAGCAGCTAGCCCTGCAAGAGCGCTACAATGCACTTCAGAAACCAATGGGTCTCCGCAAGGAACGACTTAAGGACTCTCTCCTTGTGCAACAACTCTTTAGGGACATTGATGATGAAGAGGCCTGGATCAGGGAGAAGGAACCCATTGCAGCTTCCACCAACCGTGGTCGGGATCTGATTGGAGTCCAAAATCTTATTAAGAAACACCAAGCCGTATTGGCTGAAATTAACAACCATGAACACCGCATCACTGCTGTTACTACATCTGGGGAAGAGATGATTGGAGATGGACATTTTGCAGGTGAAGAGATCAAGCAGAGGGTGAACACTCTCAGCCAGCACTGGGCACAATTGAAGGAGCGTGCCAACCAACGTCGTCAGGATCTTGAGGATTCTCTTCAGGCACACCAATACTTTGCTGATGCTAATGAAGCTGAATCttggatgaaggagaaggaacccATTGCTGCAGGTGGGGACTTTGGCAAAGATGAAGACTCAGCTGAGGCTCTGCTAAAGAAGCATGAGGCTCTCATGAGTGATCTGGAGGCCTTCAGCTCAACCATCACTGCCCTCGATGAACAGGCTGCAGCATGTCGCCAGCAGGAAGTGCCAGTTATGGACATCACTGGAAAGGAGTGTGTTGTGGCTCTCTATGACTACACTGAGAAATCTCCAAGGGAGGTTTCTATGAAGAAGAATGATGTGCTCACTCTTCTCAATGCAACCAACAAGGATTGGTGGAAGGTGGAAGTTAATGATCGCCAAGGCTTTGTGCCAGCTGCCTATGTCAAGAAGATTGACTCAGGCTTAACAGCCTCCCAGCAAAACCTGGCTGACAGCAATTCTATTGCTGCTCGCCAAAACCAGATCAAG GCACAATATGAGAATCTGATGGCCATGGCTCGTGAACGCCAAAAGAAGCTGAGTGAGACTGTGCAGGCCTATGTGCTGGTGCGTGAAGCTGCGGAGCTGGCTCAGTGGATCAAGGACAAGGAGCAGCATGCCCAGATTGAGGATGTTGGCGAAGATCTTGAGCAG GTTGAAGTGCTGCAGAAGAAGTTTGATGACTTCAAAACCGACCTACAAGCCAATGAGGTTCGCCTTGCTGAGATGAATGAAATTGCAATGCAACTGATGAGTCTTGGCCAGACAGAAGCTGCTCTTAAGATCCAGACCCAGATTGAGGAGCTCAACACTAAATGGAATTCACTTCAGCAAATGGCACAG GAGCGTCAGTTCCAACTTGGCTCAGCTCATGAAGTGCAGCGATTCCATCGTGATGTGGATGAAACCAAGGATTGGATCCAGGAGAAGGATGAAGCTTTGAACAATGATGACTGTGGCAAAGACTTGCGCTCTGTACAAGCTCTGCAGCGTAAACACGAAG GTCTTGAGCGTGATCTTGCTGCCCTCGGCGACAAAATCCGCCAGCTGGATGAGACCGCCAACCGACTCATGCAGACCCATCCTGATGCTGCTGACACCATTTATGGAAAGCAGAGGGAGATCAATGAGCTGTGGACTCAGTTAACTGCAAAG GCCAATGCCCGCAAGGAGAAACTCTTGGACTCTTATGACCTGCAGCGCTTCCTCAGTGACTACCGTGATCTCAGCTCTTGGATTGCTTCCATGATGGGTCTTGTTAGCTCTGATGAGCTGGCTACAGACGTGACTGGTGCAGAAGCCCTTCTGGAAAGACATCAG AACTTCCGTGCCGAGTTTGACTCTCGCTATGGTATCCCTCAG GAACACCGCACAGAAATCGATGCCAGGGCTGGAACCTTCCAGGCTTTCGAGCTCTTTGGTCATCAGCTCCTGCAGTCAGGCCACTTTGCCTCTGCTGAAGTTCAGGAGAAGCTGGATGCCATGAACGAAGCTCGGCAGGATCTGGAAAG gGCTTGGATTGCACGGCGCATGAAGTTGGACCAGTGCTTGGAATTGCAGCTGTTCTACCGTGACTGTGAACAAGCAGAAAACTGGATGTCATCTAGGGAAGCCTTCCTATCCTCTGATGAAGCTGATGCCAAGTCAGACAATGTTGAAGCTCTTATCAAGAAGCACGAGGACTTTGATAAGGCTATCAATGCACAAGAAGAGAAGATTGCTGCACTCAACATCTTTGCTGATCAGTTGGTTGCTGCTGAACATTATGCCAGCAAGGATATTGGTGATAAGAGAAGCCAGGTGCTGGAACGCTGGCAGCATCTCAAGGAAGCCCTGATTGAGAAACGCTCTAAGCTTGGTGAGTCACAGACTCTCCAGCAGTTCTCTCGTGATGCTGATGAAATTGAAAATTGGATTGCTGAAAAGCTCCAGGTTGCCACAGAGGAGAGCTTCAAGGATCCTGCAAACATCCAGTCAAAGCACCAGAAACATCAGGCATTCGAGGCTGAGTTGGCTGCCAATGCTGACAGGATCCAAGCTGTTCTTGCTATGGGTCAGAACCTCATTGACAAACACCAGTGTGCAGGATCAGAAGAGGCTGTGCAGCAAAGGCTGGAATCCATCTCTGAGCAGTGGGACTTCTTGACTCAGAAGTCTGCTGAAAAGTCTCTGAAGCTCAAGGAAGCCAACAAGCAGCGCACATTCATTGCTGCTGTCAAGGACTTGGACTTCTGGCTTGGGGAGGTGGAATCTCTCCTTACCAATGAGGATGTTGGCAAAGACCTTGCTAGTGTCCAGAATTTGATGAAAAAACATCAGTTGGTTGAGGCTGACATCCAGGCTCATGAAGATCGCATTAATGACATGAACGGGCAGGCTGATTCCCTTGTGGAAAGTGGTCAGTTTGACACTGCCAACATTCAGGAGAAGCGCCAGAGCATCAATGAACGATATGAGCGCATCAAGAACCTGGCTGCTCATCGTCAGTCACGCCTGAATGAGGCTCTCACCCTCCACCAGTTCTTCCGTGACATTGCAGATGAAGAATCCTGGATTAAGGAAAAGAAACTGCTTGTGGCATCGGAGGACTATGGTCGTGACCTCACTGGTGTCCAGAACCTCCGCAAGAAACACAAGCGTCTTGAGGCTGAGCTAGCATCTCATGAGCCTGCCATCCAATCAGTGCAAGAGGCTGGTGAGAAACTTATGGGCGTCTCAAATGTTGGTGTTTCCGAAATTGAATCCCGCCTGCAGCAACTGTCTGAGACATGGTCCCAGCTGAAGGCAATGGCTGACCAAAGAGGCCAGAAATTGGACCAGTCTCTCATTTACCAGCAGTTCTTGGccaaggtggaagaggaagaggcctgGATAAGTGAGAAAACCCAGCTACTCTCTGTTCCTGATTATGGAGATAACATGGCTGCTGCACAGGGACTCCTGAAGAAGCATGACGCTTTTGAAACCGACTTTGCCGTGCATCGTGACCGTTGCAATGATGTGTGTGAGGCTGGTTCGAAGCTGGTAGGAGAAGGCAATCACCATGCTGAATCCATCAAGCAGAGGTGCCAGCAGTTGAAGGACAAACTAGAGGCCCTCAGTGGTATTGCTGCACGAAGGAAGAGCAAGTTGGCCGATAGCCTGGCTTATCTGCAGTTCATCTGGAAGGCTGATGTTGTCGAGTCTTGGATTGCTGACAAGGAGAGCCATGTTAAGTCTGAGGAGTTTGGACGAGATCTTTCTACTGTCCAGACTCTCCTTACAAAACAGGAGACATTTGATGCTG GTTTGGCTGCCTTTGAAAATGAGGGCATCCAGAATATCACTGCCCTTAAGGATCAACTGGTGTCTGGTAACCATGAGCAGTCTGAATCCATCATCAAGCGCCATGGCGATGTGATTGCACGCTGGAAGAAGCTTCTTGACGACTCTCTCGACCGCAAGAAGAAACTGCAAGTCATGCAG GAGCGGTTCCGACAAATCGAGGAGCTGTACCTGTTCTTTGCCAAGAAGGCTTCTGCTTTCAACTCTTGGTTTGAGAATGCTGAAGAAGATCTCACTGATCCTGTGCGTTGCAACAG CATTGAAGAGATTCGGGCACTGCGTGAAGCACATGCCCAGTTCCAGGCTTCTCTGTCTTCAGCCCAAGCTGACTTTGAGGCCCTGGCTGCCCTAGACCAGCAGATCAAGAGCTACAATGTGGGACCAAATCCTTACACTTGGTTCACCATGGAAGCCCTGGAAGATACCTGGCGTAACCTGCAGAAGATCATCAAG GAACGAGACATGGAACTTGCCAAGGAAgcacagagacaggaagagaatgaCAAACTACGAAAGGAGTTTGCCAAGCATGCCAATGCTTTCCACCAGCTGTTGACAGATACCAG GTCTTCGATGATGGAGGGCTCAGGCACACTGGAGCAGCAGCTTGAAGCAACACGACAGAAAGCAGCTGAGGTACGAGCTAGGCGGGCAGACCTGAAGAAGATTGAGGATCTGGGACAAATTCTGGAAGAGCACCTGATTCTCGACAATCGATACACGGAACACAG